CGCTGAAAATGCTGGGCAAAAAGAAAGTGTTAGTTATGTTACCGCCACTGGTTTGTTTATGGGATTTCGTTCCAGTAATTACACCCAATTAGAAAATGTCACAGAACGCAGTATTAATTTAGAAAACGTAGCAATCGTCAACAATCTTTCAAGAAAATTTGCCAATAAAGAAATTTCATTGGAAGAACTTAATCTAAAACTTACTAATATCAATCATGAAGCGCCAACTTATTCTGTTCCTTTGCAAATTTTAGCAGCAGGAATCGTCAGCTGTACGCTAATGTATATCTTTGGTGGAAATTGGAATGATTTTTTAGCTACTTTTTTCATTGGAATGATTGGATTTACGGTTGCTTATTTTACCAAGGAATGGCTGAACATCAAATTTTTAGATGATTTTCTTTCTGCTTTCACAATTGGTCTGTTAGCTTATCTAGCAGTAAGATTCCACTTAGCTGGAAATATCGATAATATTATTATTGGCGCTGTCATGCCGCTGGTGCCTGGTGTCGCGATTACAAATTCATTCAGAGACATCTTAGCAGGACACTTATTAAGTGGGACAGCACGTGCTACTGAGGCAATCTTTGTTGCGGGTTCCATTGGTATCGGTATCGCAATTGTTTTTAAATTATTTATGTAAGGAGAAATGACTGTGGAAGTAGTTATTCATTGTATATTTAGTTACCTAAGTACAGTAACTTTCGGAATTGTTACAAATGTACCTCGAAAAGTTTTAAATGCTTGTGGTATCACTGGTGCTGTAGGCTGGATGATCTATTGGTCTACTGAAAATCTAGAAGCAGGTGGCATTTTTGCTAACTTTCTGGGTGCAATTGGTATTGGATTGTTAAGTATTTACTTCTCACGCAGAAAAAAAATGCCCATGACAATTTTCAATATTCCGAGTCTTGTCCCACTCGTTCCTGGAGGACCAGCTTATCAAGCTGTTAGAAATATTGTTTTAGGCGATTATGTCAACGGTGTCCATTCTATCATCAAGGTAATCATGACTGCTGGTGCGATTGCTGCTGGCTTTATGGTCACTGGAATCGTTGAACGTCTGTTAAAAAATTTATTGGATAAAAATAAAACGCCAATGAAAAATTCTTGATAAAAATAGAAAGTGTAACTTGGGAAAACCGTACAATGCATAAACGCATTGTGCGGTTTTCCCTCAGTTACACTTTGTTCTCTATTCAATTGAAATCTCTTCTGCTTCTTCTTCAAAGAATAACAGTAAATCCTGTAAGGTTAGTTTTTCTTTTTCTTCCTTGTTTAAATCTTTGATAATTTGACCTTTTTGTAATACGATCAATCGATTTCCGTAATGTAAAGCATCTTCCATACGATGAGTGATCATCAAACAAGTCAACTCCCCCTCTTTGACCCGTTGTTCTGTCAACAGCATCAACTGCTTGGAGGTTTTAGGATCAAGTGCTGCTGTATGTTCATCTAAAAGGAGCAATTCAGGTTTAGTCAAAGTTGCCATTAATAAACTCAACGCCTGTCTTTGACCCCCAGAAAGGTTTCCTGTCGGTGTGTCTAGATGATTTTCTAATCCATTTCCGACCTCACTACAAATTTTTGTAAACAGTGCTCTCTCTTCATTTATTTTTCGTAACTTCAATCCTCTTCTTTTCCCTCGATGTAATGCTAATAATAAATTCTCGGCAACAGTCATTCTTGGCGCTGTGCCCATCTTAGGATCTTGGAAAACACGGGATAAATATGAGGCACGCTTTTCTTCAGAATAGGCAGTAATATTTTGTTCATTGATAAACAAATCGCCCTCACTTAGTGCTACTGTTCCAGCAATACTGTTAAATAACGTACTTTTACCCGCACCATTACCGCCCAATACAGTGACAAATTCGCCTTGATTGATTTTTAGATT
This sequence is a window from Enterococcus sp. 7F3_DIV0205. Protein-coding genes within it:
- a CDS encoding threonine/serine exporter family protein — translated: MDEKKQSNIQLILDTCLMAGKIMTESGSEVYRVEDTMNRIAENAGQKESVSYVTATGLFMGFRSSNYTQLENVTERSINLENVAIVNNLSRKFANKEISLEELNLKLTNINHEAPTYSVPLQILAAGIVSCTLMYIFGGNWNDFLATFFIGMIGFTVAYFTKEWLNIKFLDDFLSAFTIGLLAYLAVRFHLAGNIDNIIIGAVMPLVPGVAITNSFRDILAGHLLSGTARATEAIFVAGSIGIGIAIVFKLFM
- a CDS encoding threonine/serine exporter family protein, which encodes MEVVIHCIFSYLSTVTFGIVTNVPRKVLNACGITGAVGWMIYWSTENLEAGGIFANFLGAIGIGLLSIYFSRRKKMPMTIFNIPSLVPLVPGGPAYQAVRNIVLGDYVNGVHSIIKVIMTAGAIAAGFMVTGIVERLLKNLLDKNKTPMKNS
- a CDS encoding ABC transporter ATP-binding protein, producing the protein MSTVLELKNATKYIDNGLNERKVILNHVNLKINQGEFVTVLGGNGAGKSTLFNSIAGTVALSEGDLFINEQNITAYSEEKRASYLSRVFQDPKMGTAPRMTVAENLLLALHRGKRRGLKLRKINEERALFTKICSEVGNGLENHLDTPTGNLSGGQRQALSLLMATLTKPELLLLDEHTAALDPKTSKQLMLLTEQRVKEGELTCLMITHRMEDALHYGNRLIVLQKGQIIKDLNKEEKEKLTLQDLLLFFEEEAEEISIE